Genomic DNA from Echeneis naucrates chromosome 14, fEcheNa1.1, whole genome shotgun sequence:
ACTGTGAGAAACTGTCGGCTGTGTGCACCTGAGAAATCCAAAGTCTGAAGGTGACCAGAGCTCTGTGTTTGCAACATCATAGGCATAATCCCATCTCGGATTTCACTCAAGCTCTTTTTTGAAGAGTCCATCTCCGTGGAGGAAATACCATCTGACGCTCTAAacaattttctgtcttttggtGTGTCCTGATTGTCAGCACTCTTACTGCCGGCGGATCCTTTCCACAGAATCACCTCGCTTTTCAGACTGGATGTCTGTTCAGGCCTAGAACATCCGGCCATGACGTCCTCACATTGTAGATCCAAATCTGAGTCACTTCCAGTATTATTCTCATctatggggaaaaaaggaattcaGTGTAtttgtaagtaaaaaaaaaatattctgccTTGCAAAGTTCTCATTAGTTCTCAGTGGCAACAGAGGTGATAGACACTTGACAGAAAGGACTTGACGCAAACATCTAGAGCCCTGAAAGAGGCAGTGTTCATAAGCAACTAACCCTGAGGCTGCAGGGATAGTTGATTCATTGTCACAGCAAACTATTTTTGTCTTGTTAAAATGAGTAAGAGAGCAACTAGGTGTAGATATCGACATCCCAGACAGTTTCCCTCCATATCTGTGGAGTTTACATATCCAGCATCCAGGTTAGGATGCATATCATGCAGCTATCCTAGTTCACTCCTTGCCAGATGCAATTGTTACAGGTCATacccctctctttttcttccccccccccccccccatcttgtGTTTCTGGCATCTCAAATTAtattctgtcttcttcttttttgtcaaaTCACCATTACATATGACACATATTCTCCAATGACACTTCAAAGTCAACAACAGCCcgcccacctttttttttttttaatacagtagGCTGCTTTAATGTCAGAGTCCTGCGGGGAACTGTGTGCCTCAATTCACTTTCACACTGCCAAGGTTTAATGGGACACTTCACTAGAATAGAGCTGTTGATCATCTACTATCACCTGCCCCTTTCCTACTGTGAGAAGTTAGAGTGTCTGCTGTGAAAAGGCTAACAGatgaatgatggatggatgtgtaaGATCCTGTACACGCTTTCTAAAGATAAATCTGGCTGGCTCCTAAcgaaagggggaaaaaaccaTGGAGAAACCACGTTGAACTGCAGTTAAAAAGTTTATTTGTAACCCCTTTTTGTAATTTCATTCGTTTCTTCCTTCGGCGCTCATGAAAACGCAGTGGCCaaaggatttgtttgtttaatcaaaATGAAAGTGAGGCTGTACACAATTCCATTTGCAGATTGCATTTTTAACGATATATGATTATATTTCAGCACTTTGTTGTGAGACGGATAAATTAAAACAAGGGGATCAAACTGTGGAAAGTGATCACACTGATGTGTACAGCCCGCAAACCAGAAACGAAtaagcagctgaagatgaatgaatgaatgaatgatgtgtGCAGTGAATCATAAAGGCGCACTTCACCAAATGCAAAGGGGGACCACACCAGTTTTTCTTTCAGGGCTttatggtttggtttttttggctGCCAACAAACATCCTCTCTAAAAAAACCTGTTTATAAGGTTTGAAGTTAGAAGCTGGAAATGCTTATTTTGCTGCTAAATGGTATTTGTAAAGCATTAGTGATCATTGACTCTACAATGTTTAACATGTTAGAGACATCGACATAGTCACCCAGAATTTATTTGTGACAGTATACTGTGAATGAACCCACCTTGACAGGCTGAGGTGGACATCAGGGGGCTGCTCAGTATCTCCCCGGGGGAACAGAACGGGTCGCTGGGGCCGGGTTGTTCAGAGGAGTCATCCGAATCAGCACTGTCCCGAATCGCTTTACTCTGGTTCTCATTCAGCAAAGACACACTGAGCTGTTTATTCCTGTGGACCACATACTTCTATTCAGTCCAAATTCATAAACATTAAGTCCTTAGCTGTTTTTTTCCTAAGGCAGGAGCATTACCTCTTTTCTCGCCTCCCATTTCCAGTGTCTCTGAAGCCTTTGGCAAAAGGATTGTTGTCGATTTTTAGCTGTGTGATCTACACAGTGCAAGAGTGAAATCTGAGCATTAGTGACAGATGAGGTGTGACATCAGTGTCCATGAAATGTatgtgtggagctgaggaaggCCCGGTCCTTTCTTCTAATCACTCCAAACACCCCTGCATGGGACCATTTGACcattgggtggggggggggggaagttACCTTTTCATTCTGATAGGCAGTGACAGCGATGAACTCCGTCTCAGGGAAAACATAAGTCCTGAAGGTGCTGTAGGGAAGCTTCATTATGTCGTTGGCTCTCACGATGTGAAACCTGGGTTGGTATTTATGCATTGAATTCAAAATCGTCTGGGGAACAAAACATACAAGACGCATCATTAAAAAGATAACTTTAATGTGAGAGCGAGGGTTGGGGTGAGGAAAAGCCCAACAACTTCAATGCGAAATCCAGAACAAAGACCACCAGTTACTCACAAATCCGTGTTTATCCGATATATTGTTGGTGAGTTTGAGTTTGTGGAAAGCCACGGGCTTGCTCATCCACTGCCCCCCCTTTGACGGGCTGTCAGGGTGGATGTACATGCGCTTTGGCATCTCCGGGTCAGCCTTTCCAGCCACCGTCCAGCGGGAGCTGTGGAACTTGTAGCGGCTGTCATCGACGGCGACGATGTCCATCAACAGGATGTACTTGGCCGTGAGATCCAGCCCCTCCACCCGCACTTTGAAAGGCGGAAACATCCTCCTGGTGGCAAACCAGAGAAATCAACGGTCCACTGCGAGAAACGGTGGCCTATAATCAAACTGGGATTATTAGTTTGACTTTATTGttaagaaagagaagaaatacCCCGAAAGAAAGGAGGCCATATAAAAGTTTTAGATCTGATTGCATAATGAAATAACATGTaggataaatataatttaacttTAGATCAACATGTTTGGCACTGACAGCGCACTGTAGGGGACTAGAGGAGTTTTACTCACCGGCCGGATTTTGTGATCACCATCTCAGTTCCCATGTTGTGAAATTCATTCCATAAATTCTTCGATTCCAACGTGACTTTGGGCTCATCGTCTGGACCTTCCCGCTCCTTTGGGCTCTTCACGGTGCTGGGATGGACCGGGAGACCGAGGCGTCGCAGAGCCGCCTCGGAGGCAGCGGCACCCAGCTGCTCCGGCTCCAGCTGAG
This window encodes:
- the LOC115054297 gene encoding T-box transcription factor TBX2-like, encoding MRDPVDTAAAMTYHPFHHTNRPGALPLPAFLSAAQPSFFPALTFPEVGPLSAPQLEPEQLGAAASEAALRRLGLPVHPSTVKSPKEREGPDDEPKVTLESKNLWNEFHNMGTEMVITKSGRRMFPPFKVRVEGLDLTAKYILLMDIVAVDDSRYKFHSSRWTVAGKADPEMPKRMYIHPDSPSKGGQWMSKPVAFHKLKLTNNISDKHGFTILNSMHKYQPRFHIVRANDIMKLPYSTFRTYVFPETEFIAVTAYQNEKITQLKIDNNPFAKGFRDTGNGRREKR